A single region of the Pseudomonas solani genome encodes:
- a CDS encoding OsmC family protein encodes MKARIQWAGEALFVGESGSGHAVVMDGPPESGGRNLGVRPMEMLLIGLGGCTNFDVVSILKKSRQPVESCEAFLEAERADEDPKVFTKIHVHFVVKGRGLKEAQVKRAVELSAEKYCSASIMLGRAGVEITHDYEIVELG; translated from the coding sequence ATGAAAGCGCGTATCCAGTGGGCGGGAGAAGCCCTGTTCGTCGGCGAGTCCGGCAGTGGTCATGCCGTGGTGATGGACGGCCCGCCGGAGAGTGGCGGCCGCAATCTCGGCGTGCGCCCGATGGAGATGCTGCTCATCGGCCTGGGTGGCTGCACCAACTTCGACGTGGTGAGCATCCTCAAGAAATCCCGCCAGCCGGTGGAGAGCTGCGAGGCCTTCCTCGAAGCCGAGCGCGCCGACGAGGACCCCAAGGTTTTCACCAAGATCCACGTGCACTTCGTGGTCAAGGGCCGCGGCCTGAAGGAGGCGCAGGTCAAGCGCGCCGTCGAGCTCTCGGCCGAGAAGTACTGCTCCGCGTCGATCATGCTCGGCCGCGCCGGTGTCGAGATCACCCACGATTACGAAATCGTCGAACTCGGCTGA
- the speD gene encoding adenosylmethionine decarboxylase encodes MKSKLKLHGFNNLTKTLSFNIYDICYAETPEDQQAYVEYINEEYDAERLTQILTDVVDIIGANILNIARQDYDPQGASVTILISEQPVTPTDSQIEESPGPLPETILAHLDKSHITVHTYPEIHPVSGIATFRVDIDVSTCGVISPLKALNYLIHQFDSDIVTVDYRVRGFTRDVEGKKHFIDHEINSIQNYLSDDTQDAYQMTDVNVYQENLFHTKMLLKNFDLDNYLFGDATSNLTAEQRKQVEERVRHEMLEIFYARNMPR; translated from the coding sequence GTGAAAAGCAAACTCAAGCTCCACGGGTTCAATAACCTGACGAAGACCTTGAGCTTCAACATCTATGACATCTGCTATGCAGAGACCCCCGAGGACCAGCAGGCCTACGTCGAGTACATCAATGAAGAGTACGACGCTGAACGCCTGACCCAGATCCTCACCGACGTGGTCGACATCATAGGTGCGAACATCCTCAACATTGCCCGCCAGGATTACGATCCCCAGGGCGCCAGCGTGACCATCCTCATTTCCGAGCAGCCGGTGACCCCCACCGACAGCCAGATCGAGGAATCCCCCGGTCCGTTGCCCGAGACCATCCTGGCCCACCTGGACAAGAGCCACATCACCGTTCACACCTACCCGGAGATCCATCCGGTGTCGGGGATCGCGACCTTCCGCGTGGACATCGACGTTTCCACTTGCGGTGTGATTTCGCCCCTGAAGGCGCTCAACTACCTGATCCACCAGTTCGACTCGGACATCGTCACCGTCGACTATCGCGTGCGTGGCTTCACCCGCGATGTGGAAGGCAAGAAGCACTTCATCGACCACGAGATCAACTCGATCCAGAACTACCTCTCCGACGATACCCAGGACGCGTACCAGATGACGGACGTGAACGTGTACCAGGAGAACCTGTTCCACACCAAGATGCTGTTGAAGAACTTCGACCTGGACAACTACCTGTTCGGCGACGCGACCTCCAACCTGACCGCTGAGCAGCGCAAGCAGGTCGAAGAGCGTGTTCGGCACGAGATGCTGGAGATCTTCTACGCGCGCAATATGCCGCGCTGA
- the coq7 gene encoding 2-polyprenyl-3-methyl-6-methoxy-1,4-benzoquinone monooxygenase — protein sequence MATERQYSPADRFLLQADAALKTLLPFKGQPYRPNPANLQDEAPMSEADSRHVTGLMRINHTGEVCAQALYQGQALTAKLPEVRKAMEHAAEEEIDHLAWCEQRIRELGGRPSVLNPLFYGLSFGVGAVAGLISDKVSLGFVAATEDQVCKHLDDHLQQIPADDAKSRAILEQMRTDEEQHATTALDAGGLRFPAPVKFGMTLLSKVMTKSTYRV from the coding sequence ATGGCCACCGAACGCCAGTACTCCCCCGCTGACCGCTTCCTGCTCCAGGCCGATGCCGCGCTCAAGACCCTGCTGCCGTTCAAGGGCCAGCCCTATCGCCCCAACCCGGCGAACCTGCAGGACGAGGCGCCCATGAGCGAGGCGGACAGCCGCCATGTCACTGGCCTGATGCGCATCAACCACACCGGCGAGGTCTGCGCCCAGGCGCTGTACCAGGGGCAGGCGCTGACCGCCAAGCTGCCGGAAGTGCGCAAGGCCATGGAGCATGCCGCCGAAGAGGAAATCGATCACCTCGCCTGGTGCGAGCAGCGCATCCGCGAACTGGGGGGCCGCCCCAGCGTGCTCAACCCGCTGTTCTATGGCCTGTCCTTCGGCGTCGGTGCCGTCGCCGGCCTGATCAGCGACAAGGTCAGCCTCGGCTTCGTCGCCGCCACCGAGGACCAGGTCTGCAAGCACCTGGACGACCACCTGCAGCAGATCCCTGCCGACGACGCAAAGTCCCGCGCCATCCTCGAACAGATGCGCACCGACGAGGAGCAGCACGCCACCACCGCGCTGGACGCCGGCGGCCTGCGCTTCCCGGCGCCGGTGAAGTTCGGCATGACCCTGCTCTCCAAGGTCATGACCAAGAGCACGTATAGGGTTTAA
- a CDS encoding formylglycine-generating enzyme family protein, translating to MRRTLLLALSLLPLAALAQQAGERLRDSLPDGAQGPELVIVPAGEFLMGDATGRGNDNERPTHRVTIDKPFAIGRFELTFDDWQRYASATGKPMPDNEGWGLSGQRPVIHVSWFDARAYCDWLSSVTGQRYRLPTEAEWEYAARAGGAGYYGWGDELDSSESAPRAHCRGCGTPNSIRGKTAQVGQYPANAFGLHDTAGNVWEWTASRFAAPFDGSEAQAAALLDRSPRVVRGGAWNSGPAYLRTSLRDLKQPGHDDYALGFRVLRELD from the coding sequence ATGCGTCGCACGCTACTCCTCGCCCTCTCGCTGCTACCACTCGCCGCCCTGGCCCAACAGGCCGGCGAGCGCCTGCGCGACAGCCTGCCGGACGGCGCCCAGGGCCCGGAACTGGTGATCGTTCCTGCCGGCGAGTTCCTCATGGGCGATGCCACCGGGCGCGGTAACGACAACGAGCGCCCCACCCACCGCGTGACCATCGACAAGCCCTTCGCCATCGGCCGCTTCGAGCTGACCTTCGATGACTGGCAGCGCTACGCCAGCGCCACCGGCAAGCCGATGCCCGACAACGAAGGCTGGGGCCTCTCCGGGCAGCGCCCGGTGATCCATGTGAGCTGGTTCGATGCCCGCGCCTATTGCGACTGGCTGAGCAGCGTCACCGGCCAGCGCTACCGGCTGCCCACCGAGGCGGAATGGGAATACGCCGCACGGGCCGGTGGTGCAGGCTACTACGGGTGGGGCGATGAGTTGGACAGCAGCGAGAGCGCGCCACGGGCCCATTGCCGGGGCTGCGGCACCCCCAACTCGATCCGCGGCAAAACGGCGCAGGTCGGCCAGTACCCGGCCAACGCCTTCGGCCTGCACGACACCGCCGGCAACGTCTGGGAATGGACCGCCTCGCGCTTCGCCGCCCCCTTCGACGGCAGCGAGGCGCAAGCCGCGGCCTTGCTGGATCGCAGCCCCCGCGTGGTCCGTGGCGGTGCCTGGAACAGCGGGCCGGCGTACCTGCGCACCAGCCTGCGCGATCTCAAGCAGCCGGGGCACGATGACTACGCACTGGGCTTCCGGGTACTGCGCGAACTGGACTGA
- a CDS encoding histidine triad nucleotide-binding protein, whose amino-acid sequence MDCLFCKIVAGDIPARKLYEDDHVIAFHDIAPQAPVHFLVIPKKHINTLNDLTEDDKTLTGHIVHTAQRLAKEQGCDEGFRVVMNCNELGGQTVYHIHMHVLGQRQLHWPPG is encoded by the coding sequence GTGGACTGTCTGTTCTGCAAAATCGTCGCCGGGGATATTCCTGCACGCAAGCTCTATGAAGACGATCACGTGATCGCCTTCCACGACATCGCGCCACAAGCCCCGGTGCACTTCCTGGTGATCCCGAAAAAGCACATCAACACCCTCAACGACCTCACTGAGGACGACAAGACGCTGACCGGGCATATCGTCCACACTGCCCAGCGCCTGGCCAAGGAGCAGGGCTGTGACGAAGGCTTCCGCGTGGTGATGAACTGTAACGAACTGGGCGGCCAGACCGTCTATCACATCCATATGCACGTGCTCGGGCAGCGCCAGCTGCACTGGCCGCCGGGCTGA
- a CDS encoding AAA family ATPase — MKNDIHDLGLVLDSKVKLIVIESWDEQRVLETLTTLAVKRGLGLFTWAVTEGLQRLGFGGDPVGEGASTDAEAALRLIKADPQPNLYVMCDLHPFFDDNPKLVRLLKEVAMAEAIHKPTLVLVSHAMKLPAEVQRYSARFSLALPNEDELLAIVREEATRWSERNRGARVRTDNRTLQQVVKNLRGLSHGEARSLARNVICDDGAITQEDLPELNKTKFQLLDLEGVLSFEYDTARFADVGGLANLKRWLGERQSAFMEAKPASMPKGMLLVGVQGGGKSLAAKAVAGLWGLPLLRLDFACLYNKFFGETERNLRDALKLAEQMAPCVLWMDELEKGLASGDQDGGVSQRVLGTLLTWMSERKAPVFMVATANAIHRLPPELVRKGRFDELFFVDLPGSEVRAEIFRIHLSRRDIDPAQFDLPILAASSDGFSGAEIEQAVVGMLYAAQAAQASVSQALLLQQLLGTAPLSVVMAEEQAKLRAWADGRCVKAD, encoded by the coding sequence GTGAAGAACGACATCCACGATCTGGGGCTGGTGCTGGACTCCAAGGTCAAGCTCATCGTCATCGAGTCCTGGGACGAGCAGCGCGTGCTGGAAACCCTGACCACCCTGGCGGTGAAGCGCGGGCTGGGTCTGTTCACCTGGGCGGTGACCGAGGGCCTGCAGCGCCTTGGCTTCGGTGGCGACCCCGTGGGCGAGGGGGCCAGTACCGATGCCGAGGCAGCGCTGCGGCTGATCAAGGCCGATCCGCAGCCCAACCTCTATGTGATGTGCGACCTGCATCCCTTCTTCGACGACAACCCCAAGCTGGTGCGTCTGCTCAAGGAAGTCGCCATGGCCGAGGCGATCCACAAGCCGACCCTGGTGCTGGTTTCCCACGCAATGAAGCTGCCGGCCGAGGTACAGCGCTACAGCGCCCGCTTCAGCCTGGCGCTGCCGAACGAGGATGAGCTGTTGGCCATCGTTCGCGAGGAGGCCACGCGCTGGAGCGAGCGCAACCGTGGCGCCCGGGTGCGTACCGACAACCGCACCCTGCAGCAGGTGGTGAAGAACCTGCGTGGCCTCAGCCACGGTGAAGCACGCTCGCTGGCGCGCAACGTGATCTGCGACGACGGCGCCATCACCCAGGAAGACTTGCCGGAGCTGAACAAGACCAAGTTCCAGCTTCTGGACCTTGAAGGTGTGCTCAGCTTCGAATACGACACCGCGCGCTTCGCCGATGTCGGCGGCCTGGCCAACCTCAAGCGCTGGCTGGGTGAGCGCCAGAGCGCGTTCATGGAGGCCAAGCCGGCGTCCATGCCCAAGGGCATGTTGCTGGTGGGCGTGCAGGGCGGCGGCAAGAGCCTGGCGGCCAAGGCGGTGGCAGGGCTCTGGGGGCTGCCGTTGCTGCGCCTGGACTTCGCCTGCCTGTACAACAAGTTCTTCGGCGAGACCGAGCGCAACCTGCGTGATGCGCTCAAGCTGGCCGAGCAGATGGCGCCCTGTGTGTTGTGGATGGATGAGCTGGAGAAGGGGCTGGCCAGCGGCGACCAGGACGGCGGCGTGAGCCAGCGTGTGCTGGGTACGTTGCTGACCTGGATGTCGGAGCGCAAGGCGCCAGTGTTCATGGTGGCCACCGCCAACGCCATCCACCGTTTGCCGCCGGAGTTGGTGCGCAAGGGGCGTTTCGACGAGCTGTTCTTCGTCGATCTGCCGGGTAGCGAGGTGCGGGCAGAAATCTTCCGCATCCACCTGTCCCGTCGCGATATCGACCCGGCGCAGTTCGATCTGCCGATCCTGGCGGCGTCCAGCGATGGTTTCTCCGGTGCCGAGATCGAGCAGGCCGTGGTGGGGATGCTCTATGCCGCGCAAGCCGCCCAGGCCAGCGTGAGCCAGGCGCTGCTGTTGCAGCAGTTGCTGGGTACGGCACCGCTGTCGGTGGTGATGGCCGAGGAGCAGGCCAAGCTGCGGGCTTGGGCCGACGGGCGCTGCGTGAAGGCTGACTGA
- a CDS encoding SDR family NAD(P)-dependent oxidoreductase, protein MPRFALITGASSGLGVALAEALARRGRHLILVARQRDALESIAYELTQRFGVEVLYRTCDLAEPLQLSGLLHELNQGEREIDLLVNNAGIGTSGLYVEQDWSREQELIELNVLALARLCHEIGGAMASRGTGQILNVASVAGFQPGPWMSNYYASKAYVLHFSEGLREELKVHGVGVSVLCPGPTRTAFFRGARMAGEKLEGSKLMMSAEEVALITVKALEKNRAIIIPGWRNRLLAMSPRLSPRWLVRRLAGRINKAYLPK, encoded by the coding sequence ATGCCTCGTTTTGCCCTGATTACCGGCGCCTCCAGCGGCCTCGGCGTGGCCCTGGCGGAAGCCCTGGCCCGGCGGGGTCGCCACCTGATCCTGGTGGCCCGGCAACGTGACGCGCTGGAAAGCATCGCCTACGAGCTGACCCAGCGCTTCGGCGTCGAAGTGCTCTACCGCACCTGTGACCTCGCCGAACCGCTGCAGCTTTCAGGCCTGCTCCACGAGCTCAACCAGGGTGAGCGGGAAATCGACCTGCTGGTGAACAACGCCGGCATCGGTACCTCCGGCCTCTATGTCGAACAGGACTGGAGCCGCGAACAGGAACTGATCGAACTCAACGTCCTCGCCCTCGCCCGCCTCTGCCACGAGATCGGCGGCGCCATGGCCAGCCGTGGTACCGGGCAGATTCTCAACGTCGCGTCGGTAGCCGGCTTCCAGCCCGGCCCCTGGATGAGCAACTACTACGCCAGCAAGGCCTACGTACTGCACTTCTCCGAAGGGCTGCGCGAAGAGCTGAAGGTCCATGGCGTCGGCGTCTCGGTGCTTTGCCCCGGCCCTACCCGCACCGCCTTCTTCCGCGGCGCACGGATGGCCGGCGAGAAACTTGAAGGCAGCAAGCTGATGATGAGCGCCGAAGAAGTGGCGCTGATCACAGTGAAAGCGCTGGAGAAGAACCGCGCCATCATCATCCCCGGCTGGCGCAACCGCCTGCTAGCGATGAGCCCGCGCCTGTCGCCGCGCTGGCTGGTCCGGCGCCTGGCCGGGCGGATCAACAAGGCCTATCTACCGAAATAG
- a CDS encoding DUF805 domain-containing protein, producing MSDARYKIVFEGELMPGAALETVKENLAKLFKSDASKIDSLFGGRPVALKRDLEEVEADKYLAALQRAGAQVRKEQDLAAGFSLVETEDHPNPETLAAVESEQDTGTMTCPKCGHEQAKSGECQACGIIIEKFLARQAQLAEAAPAVASSAVAPGASPYATPQAQVGEALPQYCELRPFGITGRIGRVRYLAWSFVFMIALLVVLGVGAGIGFAIHPIVGGLIATVLGIAAIVVSVQINVQRLHDIGWSGWLYLLNFVPIVGSVFPLLLLFIPGTTGANRFGAPPPPNTTAVKVLAWMWLIIPVVFGILAAISIPAYQDYVERSEMSSYEMPADGDSADYAEPTDEAAPYAEPDESMDEGDAAAEQEENESN from the coding sequence ATGTCCGATGCCCGCTACAAGATCGTCTTCGAAGGAGAACTGATGCCCGGTGCGGCATTGGAAACTGTCAAGGAGAACCTGGCCAAGCTGTTCAAGAGCGATGCCAGCAAGATCGACAGCCTGTTCGGCGGGCGCCCCGTGGCGCTGAAGCGTGACCTCGAAGAAGTCGAGGCAGACAAATACCTGGCCGCCCTGCAGCGAGCCGGTGCCCAGGTGCGCAAGGAACAGGACCTCGCCGCCGGCTTCAGCCTGGTGGAAACCGAAGACCATCCGAACCCGGAAACCCTCGCGGCGGTAGAAAGCGAGCAGGACACCGGCACCATGACCTGCCCCAAGTGTGGCCACGAGCAGGCCAAGTCCGGCGAGTGCCAGGCGTGCGGCATCATCATCGAGAAATTCCTCGCCCGTCAGGCGCAACTGGCTGAAGCCGCTCCCGCCGTCGCATCGTCGGCCGTGGCACCGGGCGCCTCGCCTTACGCCACCCCGCAGGCCCAGGTCGGCGAGGCGCTGCCCCAGTACTGCGAGCTGCGCCCCTTCGGCATCACCGGCCGTATCGGCCGCGTGCGCTACCTGGCCTGGTCCTTCGTGTTCATGATCGCGCTGCTGGTCGTGCTTGGCGTCGGCGCCGGCATCGGCTTCGCCATCCACCCGATCGTCGGCGGCCTCATCGCCACCGTGCTGGGTATCGCGGCCATCGTCGTCAGCGTGCAGATCAACGTCCAGCGCCTGCACGACATCGGCTGGTCGGGCTGGCTCTACCTGCTGAACTTCGTGCCCATCGTCGGCAGCGTCTTCCCCCTGCTGCTGCTGTTCATCCCCGGCACCACCGGCGCCAACCGCTTCGGTGCACCGCCGCCGCCGAACACCACCGCCGTCAAGGTCCTGGCCTGGATGTGGCTGATTATCCCGGTGGTCTTCGGCATCCTCGCCGCCATCAGCATCCCGGCCTACCAGGACTACGTTGAGCGCTCCGAGATGAGCAGCTACGAGATGCCGGCCGATGGCGATAGCGCCGACTATGCCGAACCGACCGACGAAGCCGCACCCTATGCAGAGCCGGACGAGTCGATGGACGAGGGCGACGCGGCCGCCGAACAGGAAGAGAACGAGTCCAACTGA
- a CDS encoding alanine racemase yields the protein MKRRHLLGLGALGALGLWAMRPGDQGRPHTAYFADLQSLLKQEGGGVPQLVIDLDHLDANADLLAQRLGKLPLRLVAKSLASNGLLDYLAKRLTTRRFMVFHQPQANQLAQAFPDADLLLGKPLPVAAALAFYQQLPNGLGFDPTRQLTWLIDSPQRLVQYLELAKALQKPMSIALEIDIGLQRGGHPDAANLAQTLRLLADNSTLLQLRGLMGYDAQVAHAPLWTDSQQAFTAANERYAAFIDAARAFPAIWPRQPLLNGAGSLTYPLHAKGPTPLNEVAVGSALLKPAEFDTPLLASHQSAMWIATPVLKVQRGPLPYLQQAQGMLEAWNPNRQNAYYLYGGGWPAEPASPAGLAYDGIYGRSPNQERLIGSATTGLSVDDWVFLRPLLSEGLFSGFGQLRLLRHGRLVGTWKPQPAA from the coding sequence TTGAAACGCCGCCACCTGCTCGGCCTGGGCGCACTCGGGGCGCTCGGGCTCTGGGCTATGCGCCCTGGTGACCAGGGGCGCCCCCACACAGCCTATTTCGCCGACCTGCAGAGCCTGTTGAAGCAGGAAGGCGGCGGCGTGCCGCAGCTGGTCATCGACCTCGACCACCTCGACGCCAATGCCGACCTGCTCGCCCAGCGCCTGGGCAAACTGCCCCTGCGCCTGGTGGCCAAGTCCCTGGCTTCCAATGGCCTGCTGGACTACCTCGCCAAACGCCTGACTACGCGCCGCTTCATGGTCTTCCACCAGCCCCAGGCCAACCAGTTGGCACAGGCCTTCCCCGACGCCGACCTGCTGCTGGGCAAGCCGCTGCCGGTAGCGGCCGCCCTCGCCTTCTACCAGCAGTTGCCCAATGGCCTGGGCTTCGACCCTACACGCCAGCTCACCTGGCTGATCGACAGCCCGCAGCGCCTCGTCCAGTACCTCGAGCTCGCCAAGGCCCTGCAGAAGCCCATGAGCATCGCCCTGGAGATCGATATCGGCCTGCAACGCGGCGGCCACCCCGACGCTGCCAACCTGGCGCAGACGCTGCGACTGCTCGCCGACAACAGCACGCTGCTGCAACTGCGCGGGCTGATGGGCTACGACGCCCAGGTCGCCCACGCACCGCTCTGGACCGACAGCCAGCAAGCCTTTACTGCCGCCAACGAGCGATACGCGGCCTTCATCGATGCCGCACGCGCCTTCCCCGCCATCTGGCCCAGGCAACCCCTGCTCAATGGCGCCGGCAGTCTCACCTATCCCCTGCACGCCAAGGGACCGACACCGCTGAACGAAGTCGCCGTCGGCTCGGCCCTGCTCAAGCCCGCCGAGTTCGACACGCCCCTCCTGGCCAGCCACCAGAGCGCGATGTGGATCGCCACGCCGGTACTCAAGGTTCAACGCGGCCCCCTCCCCTACCTGCAACAGGCCCAGGGCATGCTCGAAGCCTGGAACCCCAACCGGCAGAACGCCTACTACCTCTATGGCGGAGGCTGGCCCGCCGAACCCGCATCCCCCGCGGGCCTGGCCTATGACGGCATCTACGGGCGCAGCCCCAACCAGGAGCGCCTGATCGGCTCGGCAACGACCGGGCTCAGCGTCGACGACTGGGTGTTCCTGCGGCCTCTCCTGTCCGAAGGGCTGTTCAGCGGCTTCGGCCAACTGCGCCTGCTCCGTCACGGCCGCCTCGTCGGCACCTGGAAGCCGCAGCCAGCCGCCTGA
- a CDS encoding NAD(P)H-dependent flavin oxidoreductase: MSLPALLEQRLRLPVVAAPMFLVSTPELVLACSNAGIVGSFPALNQRDSAGFRAWLDEIEAGLMAGAAPYAVNLIVHHSNPRLQADLAICVEKQVPIIITSLGTVREVVDAVHSYGGLVFHDVTTRRHAEKAAEAGVDGLIAVAAGAGGHAGTWSPFALVSEIRQFFDKTLLLAGCLNHGHEILAAQMLGADLAYLGTRFIATRQSNADTPYKQMILDAKAADIVHTPAVSGVPASFMRQSLEAAGYDLKRLTDKADVNYGEKLKPISDEAKAWKTVWSAGQGVGDISDLPTVEELVKRLDNEYRAALQRASQLGQRWPR; this comes from the coding sequence GCAATGCGGGCATCGTCGGCAGCTTCCCCGCCCTCAACCAGCGTGACAGTGCCGGCTTCCGCGCCTGGCTCGACGAGATCGAGGCGGGCCTGATGGCGGGCGCCGCGCCCTATGCGGTCAACCTCATCGTCCATCACAGCAACCCCAGGCTGCAGGCGGACCTGGCCATCTGCGTCGAGAAGCAGGTGCCCATCATCATCACCAGCCTGGGGACGGTGAGGGAAGTGGTCGACGCGGTGCACAGCTACGGCGGCCTGGTGTTCCATGACGTCACCACCCGCCGCCATGCCGAAAAGGCTGCCGAAGCTGGTGTCGATGGGCTGATCGCGGTGGCAGCCGGCGCCGGTGGCCATGCCGGCACCTGGAGCCCATTCGCCCTGGTGTCCGAGATCCGCCAGTTCTTCGACAAGACCCTGCTGCTGGCCGGCTGCCTCAACCACGGCCACGAGATACTCGCCGCGCAGATGCTCGGTGCCGACCTCGCCTACCTCGGCACCCGCTTCATCGCTACCCGCCAAAGCAACGCCGACACGCCCTACAAGCAGATGATCCTCGACGCCAAGGCCGCCGATATCGTCCACACGCCCGCCGTCTCCGGCGTACCGGCCAGCTTCATGCGCCAGAGCCTCGAAGCCGCCGGCTACGACCTCAAGCGCCTTACCGACAAGGCCGACGTCAACTACGGCGAAAAGCTCAAGCCCATCAGTGACGAGGCCAAGGCCTGGAAGACCGTCTGGTCCGCCGGTCAGGGCGTGGGCGACATCAGCGACCTGCCGACGGTGGAAGAACTGGTGAAGCGCCTGGATAACGAGTACCGCGCCGCCCTCCAGAGGGCCAGCCAACTCGGCCAGCGCTGGCCCCGTTGA